A window of the Pangasianodon hypophthalmus isolate fPanHyp1 chromosome 12, fPanHyp1.pri, whole genome shotgun sequence genome harbors these coding sequences:
- the LOC117598571 gene encoding dual specificity protein phosphatase 13-like has translation MRRSRLSLSDQVGEKGRYETPPTSELHRLLWIKPGTSGHLDEVRPGIYIGDLYAAKDRTLLQALNISHVLNAAHGKFNVNTGASFYRGTNITYHGVEAFDMPTFDMSPFFYSAAKFIKSALSTPGGKVFVHCAMGLSRSATLVLAYLMIEEKMTLVEAISAVAQYRNICPNTGFLEQLRTLDTQLQNRHSAI, from the exons ATGCGTCGTAGCAGATTGTCTCTCTCTGACCAGGTGGGAGAAAAGGGCAGGTATGAGACTCCGCCCACCTCCGAGCTCCACAGGTTACTGTGGATCAAACCAGGCACGAGCGGCCATCTTGATGAGGTCAGACCGGGCATCTACATCGGAGACCT gtacGCAGCTAAAGACAGAACCCTGTTACAGGCGCTGAACATCAGTCACGTGTTGAACGCAGCTCACGGTAAATTCAACGTGAACACAGGAGCGAGTTTCTACAGAGGCACCAACATCACGTACCACGGCGTGGAGGCCTTCGACATGCCCACCTTCGACATGAGCCCCTTCTTCTACAGCGCCGCCAAGTTCATCAAGAGCGCACTGAGCACCCCTGGAG GTAAGGTGTTTGTGCATTGTGCGATGGGTCTGAGTCGCTCGGCCACGCTGGTCCTCGCCTACCTGATGATCGAGGAGAAGATGACGCTGGTGGAGGCCATTAGTGCTGTAGCGCAGTACAGGAACATCTGCCCCAACACGGGCTTCCTGGAGCAGCTGCGCACACTCGACACACAACTGCAGAACCGACACAGCGCCATCTAG
- the LOC113524870 gene encoding LOW QUALITY PROTEIN: dual specificity phosphatase 29 (The sequence of the model RefSeq protein was modified relative to this genomic sequence to represent the inferred CDS: inserted 2 bases in 1 codon) yields the protein MHATALALLKTLRVTHIVNAAHGPAHIDTGSAFYSDAHIQYRGVEAPDSRDFDLSVFFNATADFIHAALTRDSGKVLVHCARGVXATLVLAYLMIYERLTVAEAIEAVRGYRNILPNVGFLEQLRDLDARLTLQRKGIRQPQMASHGLKSGLKADVPEENQEYVTPSNYELGKLLARSTVAYTHVNEVWPNVFIGDEQTARNRYSLQKLGVTHVLNAAEGERNSVCTGAGYYSNMDIEYYGIEAEDIPSFNISVHFFTMAEYMRRVLSNAQNKLLVHCVMGRSRSATLVLAYLMIEEKMTLVEAIEQVKRHRQIIPNWGFLKQLRELDAFLLEQRSEHTHTQTADGTERTKQ from the exons ATGC acGCAACGGCTCTAGCGCTGCTGAAGACTCTGAGAGTGACCCATATCGTGAATGCTGCACATGGCCCCGCCCACATAGACACAGGCTCCGCCTTTTACTCCGACGCACACATCCAGTATCGCGGCGTAGAAGCTCCAGACAGCCGAGACTTTGACCTGTCAGTTTTCTTCAACGCGACGGCCGACTTCATACACGCGGCTCTCACCCGGGACT CAGGGAAAGTGTTAGTGCACTGTGCTCGGGGAGT AGCTACGCTAGTGTTAGCATACCTCATGATCTACGAGAGACTCACGGTTGCCGAGGCAATCGAGGCTGTGCGAGGTTACCGGAACATTCTGCCCAATGTTGGATTTCTGGAGCAACTACGAGACCTGGATGCTAGACTCACTCTGCAGAGAAAAGGCATAAGACAGCCA CAAATGGCGTCTCATGGATTGAAGTCTGGTCTGAAGGCTGATGTTCCTGAGGAAAATCAAGAATACGTGACACCCAGTAACTACGAGCTGGGGAAGCTGTTGGCGCGCAGCACTGTAGCGTACACACACGTCAACGAAGTGTGGCCCAACGTCTTTATAGGAGATGA gcaGACAGCACGGAACCGTTATAGCTTACAGAAACTGGGTGTGACTCACGTTCTGAATGCTGCAGAAGGCGAGAGGAACAGTGTATGTACTGGAGCTGGTTACTATAGCAACATGGACATAGAGTACTATGGCATCGAGGCAGAAGACATTCCTTCATTCAACATCAGTGTGCACTTCTTCACTATGGCTGAGTATATGAGACGTGTCCTGAGTAATGCACAGA ACAAGCTGCTAGTACACTGTGTAATGGGACGCAGTCGCTCGGCTACACTGGTCCTCGCCTACCTGATGATTGAGGAAAAGATGACGCTGGTGGAGGCCATCGAGCAGGTGAAGCGCCACAGACAGATCATCCCTAACTGGGGCTTCCTGAAGCAGCTGAGGGAGCTCGATGCCTTCCTTCTGGAGCAGaggagtgaacacacacacacacagactgcagaCGGTACTGAGAGGACCaaacaataa
- the adkb gene encoding LOW QUALITY PROTEIN: adenosine kinase b (The sequence of the model RefSeq protein was modified relative to this genomic sequence to represent the inferred CDS: deleted 1 base in 1 codon), with product MAQQQDAHTETAVCKTLSENALFGMGNPLLDICAVVDKDFLDKYGLKPNDQILAEEKHKALFDELVKKSKVEYHAGGSTQNSVKVAQWMIQEPHKVATFFGCIGKDHFGEILKQKAAEAHVDAHYYEQNEQPTGTCAACITGDNRSLVANLAAANCYNKEKHLDLESNWSLVEKARVYYIAGFFLTVSPDSVLKVARHASAHNKIFGLNLSAPFISQFFKEPLMSVMPYVDILFGNETEAAAFAKEQGFEADDIEEIARRVQLLPKVNKNRQRIVVFTQGQYDTVATVGEKVTRFPVLDIDQNDIVDTNGAGDAFVGGFLSELVQEKSLEQCIHAGHYAANVIIRRSGCTFPEKPDFH from the exons ATGGCTCAGCAGCAGGATGCTCAcacagagacagcagtgtgtaaaacactcag tgagAACGCTCTGTTCGGGATGGGTAATCCCCTGCTGGACATCTGTGCCGTAGTGGACAAAGACTTCCTGGACAA gtatggcCTGAAGCCTAATGATCAGATCCTGGCAGAGGAGAAGCACAAAGCACT gttcGATGAGCTTGTGAAGAAGAGTAAAGTGGAGTACCATGCAGGCGGCTCGACGCAGAACTCTGTTAAAGTAGCGCAG tggaTGATCCAGGAGCCCCACAAGGTGGCGACG TTTTTCGGCTGTATAGGGAAAGATCACTTTGGGGAGATCCTGAAGCAGAAAGCGGCTGAAGCTCACGTGGACGCTCATTATTACGAGCAGAACGAACAACCGACAGGAACCTGCGCAGCCTGCATCACCGGGGAcaacag gtctctAGTTGCTAACCTGGCAGCTGCAAACTGTTACAATAAGGAGAAACATCTGGATCTGGAGAGCAACTGGAGCCTGGTGGAGAAAGCGAGAGTCTACTACATCgct ggcttCTTCCTGACCGTATCTCCGGACTCGGTGTTGAAGGTGGCCAGACACGCGAGTGCCCACAACAAGATCTTCGGCCTGAACCTGTCGGCTCCCTTCATCAGTCAGTTCTTCAAAGAGCCGCTGATGAGCGTCATGCCCTACGTCGACATCCTGTTCGGCAAcgagacg GAAGCAGCTGCGTTTGCAAAGGAGCAGGGATTTGAG gcggaTGATATCGAAGAGATTGCGCGCAGAGTGCAGCTCCTCCCCAAAGTGAACAAGAACAGACAGAGGATCGTGGTGTTCACTCAGGGACAGTATGATACGGTCGCCACTGTGg gtgagAAGGTGACGAGGTTCCCGGTGTTGGATATTGATCAGAATGATATTGTGGACACTAACGGAGCAGGAGACGCTTTTGTAGGAG ggttcCTCTCTGAGCTGGTTCAGGAGAAATCCCTGGAGCAGTGTATCCATGCAGGTCACTACGCCGCGAACGTCATCATCCGACGCTCTGGATGCACCTTCCCTGAGAAACCAGACTTCCATTAA